A window from Chrysemys picta bellii isolate R12L10 chromosome 20, ASM1138683v2, whole genome shotgun sequence encodes these proteins:
- the NDUFS2 gene encoding NADH dehydrogenase [ubiquinone] iron-sulfur protein 2, mitochondrial has product MAALRALRRLRAPSGSWLPGLRLGVAPSRGSKQWQPDVEWAKQFAGVVMYPTKENEKWVVPWNDKDPPAVKKVSNLTLNFGPQHPAAHGVLRLVMELSGETVKKCDPHIGLLHRGTEKLIEYKTYLQALPYFDRLDYVSMMCNEQAYSLAVEKLLNITPPLRAQWIRVLFGELTRLLNHIMALTTHALDIGAMTPFFWMFEEREKMFEFYERVSGARMHAAYVRPGGVHQDLPLGLMDDIYEFTKNFSIRIDELEEMLTNNRIWKNRTVDIGVVTAEEALNYGFSGVMLRGSGIQWDLRKTQPYDVYDQVEFDVPVGSRGDCYDRYLCRVEEMRQSLRIILQSLNKMPEGEIKVDDAKVSPPKRSEMKTSMESLIHHFKLYTEGYQVPPGATYTAIEAPKGEFGVYLVSDGSSRPYRCKIKAPGFAHLAGLDKMSKGHMLADVVAIIGTQDIVFGEVDR; this is encoded by the exons ATGGCGGCGCTTAGGGCTCTGCGGAGGCTGCGGGCACCTTCAGGGTCATggctcccggggctccggctgggggtagcGCCGAGCAG AGGCTCAAAGCAGTGGCAGCCGGATGTCGAGTGGGCCAAGCAGTTTGCAGGTGTGGTCATGTACCCCACCAAGGAGAATGAGAAGTGGGTGGTTCCCTGGAATG ACAAGGACCCCCCAGCTGTGAAGAAAGTCTCCAACCTCACTCTGAACTTCGGGCCCCAGCACCCAGCTGCCCACGGGGTCCTGCGGCTGGTCATGGAGCTGAGTGGAGAGACCGTGAAGAAATGCGACCCCCACATCGGCCTGCTGCACCGCGGCACAGAGAAACTCATAGAGTACAAGACCTATCTCCAG GCTTTGCCGTATTTCGATCGGCTCGACTACGTGTCCATGATGTGCAATGAACAGGCCTACTCCCTGGCGGTGGAGAAGCTGCTAAACATCACTCCACCCCTGAGGGCTCAGTGGATCCGAG ttctCTTTGGGGAGCTCACGCGGCTTCTGAATCACATCATGGCTCTCACCACCCACGCTCTGGACATCGGGGCCATGACCCCCTTCTTCTGGATGTtcgaggagagagagaag ATGTTTGAATTCTACGAGCGGGTCTCCGGGGCCCGGATGCATGCGGCCTACGTCCGGCCAGGCGGGGTGCACCAG gACCTGCCCCTGGGGCTGATGGACGATATTTACGAGTTCACCAAGAACTTCTCCATCCGGATCGACGAGTTGGAAGAG ATGCTCACTAACAATCGGATCTGGAAGAATCGCACGGTTGACATTGGAGTCGTAACCGCAGAGGAGGCTCTCAATTACGGTTTTAG TGGGGTGATGCTCCGTGGCTCTGGAATCCAGTGGGATCTCCGCAAAACCCAGCCCTACGACGTGTACGACCAGGTGGAGTTTGACGTTCCAGTTGGATCGCGGGGCGACTGCTATGACAG GTACCTGTGCCGGGTGGAGGAGATGCGCCAGtcgctccgcatcatcctgcagaGTCTCAACAAGATGCCCGAGGGGGAGATCAAAGTGGATGATGCCAAAGTCTCTCCTCCCAAGAGATCTGAGATGAAG ACCTCCATGGAGTCGCTGATCCATCACTTCAAGCTATACACAGAGGGCTACCAGGTGCCTCCCGGAGCCACGTACACGGCCATCGAAGCCCCAAAG GGCGAGTTCGGCGTGTACCTGGTCTCCGACGGCAGCAGCCGCCCCTACCGCTGCAAGATTAAGGCGCCCGGCTTCGCTCACCTG